The Mytilus galloprovincialis chromosome 4, xbMytGall1.hap1.1, whole genome shotgun sequence genome contains a region encoding:
- the LOC143072845 gene encoding acyl-coenzyme A thioesterase 9, mitochondrial-like isoform X2, with amino-acid sequence MASVSKLTRKIPSDLLRSYQCRRKLLSQSWRTRNYSQTNTSIQTIQTARNRLKELVGAQLSWGTQIQDAGSETNIITQQSDLPTRTISDSYTEAMIPVGTDEILREKYINFYGGMRFGRILEDLDTFAVLISYTHSTQGTEKKSPISIVTALVDRIELGEKPFSPFKDIKMKGSVTWAGKTSMEITMNLEQEDASEWKKVLTARFVMVARNPLTKKSAFINALQLTSQEEEKIFELGEVNKGKRQEEAKRNLLKTPPHENEIQIVHEHFLKTLDPSSSTFKIRVKPDNSVWMDQTKLKNLIICFPEQRNLYNKIFGGFLMRKAFELAWTSAALYSKSRQVAITTVDDIVFRKPVEIGSLLFLSSEVVYTNGSKLQLKVHAEVVNPTDYTRATTNDFHFTFDTKQEDLPSVIPKTYAEFMLFLDGKRHYES; translated from the exons acCCTCAGATTTACTAAGATCATACCAATGTAGAAGAAAACTGTTATCCCAGTCATGGAGGACAAGAAACTACAGTCAGACAAACACATCAATACAAACCATACAAACAG CAAGGAACAGACTGAAAGAATTAGTAGGAGCACAACTAAGTTGGGG GACACAAATACAAGATGCTGGTTCAGAGACAAATATTATTACACAACAGTCTGATTTACCAACACGTACAATATCTGACAGCTATACTGAAGCCATGATTCCTGTAGGAACGGATGAAATTCTTCGGGAAAAGTACATTAATTTTTATGGTGGAATGAGATTTGGAAGAATTTTAGAAGATCTGGATACTTTCGCAG TTTTAATATCCTACACACACAGTACACAGGGAACAGAGAAGAAATCACCTATATCAATAGTCACAGCTTTGGTGGATAGAATAG AGCTAGGAGAAAAACCATTTTCTCCATTTAAAGATATCAAAATGAAAGGCAGTGTTACCTGGGCAGGAAAGACATCTATGGAAATAACAATGAATCTAGAACAG GAAGATGCATCAGAATGGAAGAAAGTTTTGACAGCCAGATTTGTAATGGTAGCTCGAAATCCATTGACTAAAAA GTCAgcttttataaatgcattgcagcTAACAAGTCAAGaggaagaaaaaatatttgaacttgGCGAAG TAAACAAAGGAAAGAGACAAGAGGAGGCAAAGAGAAATTTATTGAAAACACCACCTCATGAAAATGAAATACagattgttcatgaacattttcTTAAAACACTAGATCCAAG ttCCAGTACATTTAAGATCAGAGTGAAACCAGACAACAGTGTTTGGATGGATCAAACAAAGTTGAAAAACCTGATAATTTGTTTCCCAGAG caaagaaatttatataataaaatttttggTGGATTTTTAATGAGGAAAGCTTTTGAATTAGCATGGACCAGTGCAGCTCTTTACAG TAAATCGAGACAAGTGGCAATAACAACAGTAGATGACATTGTATTTAGGAAACCAGTAGAAATAGGATCTCTTTTATTCTTATCATCTGAA GTTGTATATACAAATGGTTCTAAGTTACAGTTAAAAGTTCATGCAGAGGTTGTCAACCCTACAGATTACACTAGAGCTACTACTAACGATTTCCACTTTACATTTGATACTAAGCAAGAGGATCTTCCAAGTGTCATACCTAAAACTTATGCAG AGTTCATGCTTTTTCTGGATGGAAAAAGGCATTATGAAAGCTAA
- the LOC143072845 gene encoding acyl-coenzyme A thioesterase 9, mitochondrial-like isoform X1, with amino-acid sequence MASVSKLTRKIPSDLLRSYQCRRKLLSQSWRTRNYSQTNTSIQTIQTARHRLKELVGAQLSWGTQIQDAGSETNIITQQSDLPTRTISDSYTEAMIPVGTDEILREKYINFYGGMRFGRILEDLDTFAVLISYTHSTQGTEKKSPISIVTALVDRIELGEKPFSPFKDIKMKGSVTWAGKTSMEITMNLEQEDASEWKKVLTARFVMVARNPLTKKSAFINALQLTSQEEEKIFELGEVNKGKRQEEAKRNLLKTPPHENEIQIVHEHFLKTLDPSSSTFKIRVKPDNSVWMDQTKLKNLIICFPEQRNLYNKIFGGFLMRKAFELAWTSAALYSKSRQVAITTVDDIVFRKPVEIGSLLFLSSEVVYTNGSKLQLKVHAEVVNPTDYTRATTNDFHFTFDTKQEDLPSVIPKTYAEFMLFLDGKRHYES; translated from the exons acCCTCAGATTTACTAAGATCATACCAATGTAGAAGAAAACTGTTATCCCAGTCATGGAGGACAAGAAACTACAGTCAGACAAACACATCAATACAAACCATACAAACAG CAAGGCACAGACTGAAAGAATTAGTAGGAGCACAACTAAGTTGGGG GACACAAATACAAGATGCTGGTTCAGAGACAAATATTATTACACAACAGTCTGATTTACCAACACGTACAATATCTGACAGCTATACTGAAGCCATGATTCCTGTAGGAACGGATGAAATTCTTCGGGAAAAGTACATTAATTTTTATGGTGGAATGAGATTTGGAAGAATTTTAGAAGATCTGGATACTTTCGCAG TTTTAATATCCTACACACACAGTACACAGGGAACAGAGAAGAAATCACCTATATCAATAGTCACAGCTTTGGTGGATAGAATAG AGCTAGGAGAAAAACCATTTTCTCCATTTAAAGATATCAAAATGAAAGGCAGTGTTACCTGGGCAGGAAAGACATCTATGGAAATAACAATGAATCTAGAACAG GAAGATGCATCAGAATGGAAGAAAGTTTTGACAGCCAGATTTGTAATGGTAGCTCGAAATCCATTGACTAAAAA GTCAgcttttataaatgcattgcagcTAACAAGTCAAGaggaagaaaaaatatttgaacttgGCGAAG TAAACAAAGGAAAGAGACAAGAGGAGGCAAAGAGAAATTTATTGAAAACACCACCTCATGAAAATGAAATACagattgttcatgaacattttcTTAAAACACTAGATCCAAG ttCCAGTACATTTAAGATCAGAGTGAAACCAGACAACAGTGTTTGGATGGATCAAACAAAGTTGAAAAACCTGATAATTTGTTTCCCAGAG caaagaaatttatataataaaatttttggTGGATTTTTAATGAGGAAAGCTTTTGAATTAGCATGGACCAGTGCAGCTCTTTACAG TAAATCGAGACAAGTGGCAATAACAACAGTAGATGACATTGTATTTAGGAAACCAGTAGAAATAGGATCTCTTTTATTCTTATCATCTGAA GTTGTATATACAAATGGTTCTAAGTTACAGTTAAAAGTTCATGCAGAGGTTGTCAACCCTACAGATTACACTAGAGCTACTACTAACGATTTCCACTTTACATTTGATACTAAGCAAGAGGATCTTCCAAGTGTCATACCTAAAACTTATGCAG AGTTCATGCTTTTTCTGGATGGAAAAAGGCATTATGAAAGCTAA
- the LOC143072846 gene encoding uncharacterized protein LOC143072846, translated as MASKKSKETFTVKTVNNGLRKICKPVISTDVMGNRNVEVRAVGAWVQPASAFSSEAVHAAHEEQERIQKMQEEKNARLKRFREDVKHRVSMLEKARKKQQQDNTIKAVQHEHKVVRQSAFGETAHRKDSCLVRKDNASLGMRPKSAPDGRRLQDDGTDYRAFCDQTNEVHKLTNQARRQLAKKQIVTDDFMADDLPGGVWKVSSTRDHPASRSTADPEVFDIEDSESLDLQDEEKENIETSRLKVVHFDKEPSKGETREERISRKSATTCKGTQVMGNVPRVKQVPSIYTGVQSEEEKRRQKSEHATYRRLFMDLEREQVKENIRRQEHRKRIMKLKKDKEEERKVQETASKELIEPRDPLTGESALELLVREIEEHKYVRQKVQENEQRIRKHREMERFVEALKHQLKERIGIRGKLLPAMCCCGETLWDTNPDTCANNCVFYKNHKAYAKALQSLLASCEID; from the exons ATGGCGTCCAAAAAGTCCAAAGAAACATTTACCGTAAAAACTGTCAATAATGGGCTTAGAAAAATATGTAAACCTGTTATCAGTACAGATGTAATGGGTAACAGAAATGTTGAAGTCCGTGCTGTTGGTGCTTGGGTTCAGCCAGCGAGCGCTTTTTCATCAGAAGCTGTG CATGCAGCCCATGAAGAACAGGAAAGAATTCAGAAAATGCAAGAAGAGAAAAATGCTAGACTGAAAAGATTCAGGGAAGACGTCAAACACAGAGTCAGTATGCTGGAAAAGGCAAGAAAGAAACAACAGCAAGACAACACAATTAAAGCT GTTCAACATGAACATAAAGTTGTAAGACAGAGTGCTTTTGGTGAAACAGCTCATCGAAAAGATAGTTGCCTTGTAAGAAAGGATAATGCTTCATTGGGAATGAGACCAAAGTCAGCCCCTGAtg GGAGAAGACTGCAAGATGATGGCACCGATTATAGAGCATTCTGTGATCAGACAAATGAG gTTCATAAATTAACAAACCAAGCAAGAAGACAGTTGGCAAAGAAACAAATAGTAACAGATGATTTCATGGCAGATGATTTACCTGGAGGTGTATGGAAAGTTTCAAGTACAAGAGAT CACCCTGCTTCTAGAAGTACAGCTGACCCTGAAGTATTTGATATAGAAGATAGTGAGTCTTTAGATTTACAAG ATGAggaaaaagaaaatatagaaaCAAGTAGACTGAAGGTTGTCCATTTTGATAAGGAACCAAGTAAAGGAGAAACAAGAGAAGAGAGGATTAGCAgaaaaagtg CAACAACATGTAAAGGAACACAAGTTATGGGGAATGTTCCTAGAGTCAAGCAGGTACCTAGTATTTACACTGGGGTTCAGTCTGAGGAAGAAAAAAGACGACAGAAAAGTGAACATGCAACTTACAGACGACTTTTTATGGATTTAGAGAGAGAACAAGTTAAAGAAAATATCAGGCGCCAAGAACACAGAAAAAGAATAATGAA ATTAAAGAAAGACAAGGAAGAAGAAAGAAAGGTACAAGAAACTGCATCAAAGGAATTAATAGAACCAAGAGATCCTCTAACAGGAGAATCAGCTCTAGAACTATTAGTACGGGAAATAGAGGAACATAAATATGTACGCCAAAAAGTACAAGAAAATGAACAGAGAATCAGAAAACACAGAGAAATGGAAAG ATTTGTGGAAGCATTAAAACATCAGTTAAAAGAAAGGATAGGAATTAGAGGGAAGCTACTCCCAGCTATGTGTTGTTGTGGAGAAACTCTCTGGGATACAAACCCAGACACATGTGCCAATAATTgtgtattttataaaaatcataaag CTTATGCCAAAGCACTGCAATCATTACTAGCATCATGTGAAATAGATTAG